One window from the genome of Cyprinus carpio isolate SPL01 chromosome B1, ASM1834038v1, whole genome shotgun sequence encodes:
- the LOC109071095 gene encoding homeobox protein engrailed-1-B-like isoform X1, which yields MEEQKDQNSRDSTESESVSLSPNIPSPPILPHQAAQQAHRTTNFFIDNILRPDFGCKKDLGSRDRAQTSGRENVNPMAIRPSHNSSLCQDSNCSSDSTSSSSSSSPSSKQTSAKLVEGNGTTTARYGENTTSIMVVNTNGGTSQAKESQPLLWPAWVYCTRYSDRPSSVSTLGPRTRKLKKKKSEKEDKRPRTAFTAEQLQRLKAEFQANRYITEQRRQSLAQELNLNESQIKIWFQNKRAKIKKATGYKNGLALQLMAQGLYNHSTTTVQEDKDDSE from the exons ATGGAGGAGCAAAAGGATCAAAATAGTCGTGATTCGACTGAGTCTGAGAGCGTCTCGCTCTCACCCAATATTCCATCTCCTCCGATTTTACCTCACCAGGCTGCGCAGCAAGCCCACAGAACCACGAACTTTTTCATCGACAATATTCTAAGGCCAGATTTCGGCTGCAAGAAAGATCTTGGGAGTAGGGACCGTGCGCAAACCTCGGGTAGGGAGAATGTTAACCCTATGGCGATAAGGCCGTCGCATAATAGCAGCCTTTGCCAGGATTCAAACTGCAGTAGTGACAGCACTTCTTCGTCCTCGTCTTCTTCGCCATCCTCAAAGCAGACCTCTGCAAAGCTTGTCGAAGGAAATGGAACTACCACAGCAAGGTACGGGGAGAATACGACGTCGATAATGGTGGTGAACACTAACGGGGGAACTTCGCAAGCGAAAGAATCGCAGCCTTTACTATGGCCTGCGTGGGTGTACTGCACCAGGTACTCGGACAGACCCTCATCTG TTTCTACACTAGGCCCAAGGACACGAaaattgaaaaagaagaaaagcgaGAAGGAAGACAAGCGACCGAGAACCGCTTTCACGGCTGAACAGCTGCAGAGACTTAAAGCCGAGTTTCAGGCGAATCGGTACATTACGGAGCAGCGGAGACAGTCGCTGGCCCAGGAACTCAACCTCAATGAGTCGCAAATAAAAATCTGGTTCCAGAATAAGAGGGCCAAAATCAAAAAGGCCACTGGCTATAAGAACGGCCTCGCTCTTCAGCTCATGGCTCAAGGACTCTACAACCATTCCACAACAACAGTTCAAGAAGATAAAGACGATAGCGAATAA
- the LOC109071095 gene encoding homeobox protein engrailed-1-B-like isoform X2 — translation MEEQKDQNSRDSTESESVSLSPNIPSPPILPHQAAQQAHRTTNFFIDNILRPDFGCKKDLGSRDRAQTSGRENVNPMAIRPSHNSSLCQDSNCSSDSTSSSSSSSPSSKQTSAKLVEGNGTTTARYGENTTSIMVVNTNGGTSQAKESQPLLWPAWVYCTRYSDRPSSGPRTRKLKKKKSEKEDKRPRTAFTAEQLQRLKAEFQANRYITEQRRQSLAQELNLNESQIKIWFQNKRAKIKKATGYKNGLALQLMAQGLYNHSTTTVQEDKDDSE, via the exons ATGGAGGAGCAAAAGGATCAAAATAGTCGTGATTCGACTGAGTCTGAGAGCGTCTCGCTCTCACCCAATATTCCATCTCCTCCGATTTTACCTCACCAGGCTGCGCAGCAAGCCCACAGAACCACGAACTTTTTCATCGACAATATTCTAAGGCCAGATTTCGGCTGCAAGAAAGATCTTGGGAGTAGGGACCGTGCGCAAACCTCGGGTAGGGAGAATGTTAACCCTATGGCGATAAGGCCGTCGCATAATAGCAGCCTTTGCCAGGATTCAAACTGCAGTAGTGACAGCACTTCTTCGTCCTCGTCTTCTTCGCCATCCTCAAAGCAGACCTCTGCAAAGCTTGTCGAAGGAAATGGAACTACCACAGCAAGGTACGGGGAGAATACGACGTCGATAATGGTGGTGAACACTAACGGGGGAACTTCGCAAGCGAAAGAATCGCAGCCTTTACTATGGCCTGCGTGGGTGTACTGCACCAGGTACTCGGACAGACCCTCATCTG GCCCAAGGACACGAaaattgaaaaagaagaaaagcgaGAAGGAAGACAAGCGACCGAGAACCGCTTTCACGGCTGAACAGCTGCAGAGACTTAAAGCCGAGTTTCAGGCGAATCGGTACATTACGGAGCAGCGGAGACAGTCGCTGGCCCAGGAACTCAACCTCAATGAGTCGCAAATAAAAATCTGGTTCCAGAATAAGAGGGCCAAAATCAAAAAGGCCACTGGCTATAAGAACGGCCTCGCTCTTCAGCTCATGGCTCAAGGACTCTACAACCATTCCACAACAACAGTTCAAGAAGATAAAGACGATAGCGAATAA